One part of the Parabacteroides distasonis ATCC 8503 genome encodes these proteins:
- a CDS encoding helix-turn-helix domain-containing protein, which produces MKTSILYIFLLSVLYACDSHSLLPPKQQLDQQIAQLNDYSLLSGRLNDQLCEEIETHAQEIGNDSLLLATRQIIYTRYCRLQDTAHARMLLDRMKPYAIRIKDKHLLMNHLRMAFLHAQTRQPAECERWINEARKYAYINPQNWYITAANACLECGLYPQALIYADSALVNLKYKVISSPHLVKAIALSRTGKTAEAEEWTKRCITDIRHFQAKHQIHTISYLQYQLFMEYAVSLRKHGKNKEALSVLEELDRVSFNNVATPLLRNKDNIEEYKVRVARMLSECYYTTGNQSEAIQQANRADSLQSHYAQEQMNIRRKMISESLQNELLSTRLKSQKVEAEQARLIQYILTGIIILLMAILTGGYLWWRNHRRSLRQLFDLLISHHAAWLLIHDPLPLISRPQIKLPDHSEANTEVATKADNLLYQRILSVMKEQKPFLNPNLDLVTLSRLVGTNRTQLSTTLNRQTGMNFSRWLAEYRVHHLLSLVTLHPDSDITALASESGFTSRTSFFRQFRQVTGLTPNQYRNVRKETDK; this is translated from the coding sequence ATGAAAACAAGCATACTTTACATATTCCTACTGTCAGTCCTTTACGCCTGCGACTCCCACTCTCTTCTTCCACCCAAGCAGCAATTGGATCAGCAAATAGCGCAACTGAATGATTATTCTTTGTTGAGCGGTCGCTTGAACGACCAGCTATGCGAAGAGATAGAAACCCATGCCCAAGAAATAGGGAATGACTCGCTTTTGCTGGCAACCCGCCAAATCATATACACTCGCTATTGCAGATTACAGGACACGGCTCATGCGAGAATGCTACTCGACCGCATGAAACCTTATGCCATCCGCATAAAAGACAAGCACCTTCTCATGAATCACCTGCGTATGGCATTTCTTCACGCACAGACACGCCAACCCGCAGAATGCGAGCGATGGATAAACGAGGCACGAAAATATGCATATATAAATCCTCAAAACTGGTATATCACGGCGGCTAACGCTTGTCTTGAATGTGGATTATATCCCCAAGCACTCATCTATGCGGATTCAGCATTGGTGAACTTGAAATATAAAGTGATAAGCTCTCCTCACTTAGTAAAAGCTATAGCATTAAGCCGTACGGGAAAGACCGCCGAAGCGGAGGAATGGACCAAACGATGCATTACCGATATCCGCCACTTTCAGGCGAAACACCAAATACACACGATCAGCTATCTGCAATATCAACTCTTCATGGAATACGCCGTCTCTCTCCGGAAACATGGAAAAAACAAAGAGGCACTATCCGTATTGGAGGAATTAGACAGAGTCTCATTCAATAATGTCGCCACGCCTCTCTTGAGGAACAAAGACAATATCGAGGAATATAAGGTGCGTGTGGCACGTATGTTGTCCGAATGCTATTATACGACCGGAAATCAATCGGAAGCCATCCAACAGGCAAACCGGGCTGACTCCCTACAATCCCATTATGCCCAAGAGCAAATGAACATACGCAGAAAGATGATCAGCGAAAGCCTACAAAACGAACTATTATCCACCCGCTTAAAAAGTCAGAAGGTGGAGGCGGAACAGGCACGGCTCATCCAGTATATCCTAACCGGAATCATTATTTTACTCATGGCTATCCTAACCGGAGGATATCTTTGGTGGAGAAATCATCGCCGTAGCCTACGCCAGTTATTCGATTTATTGATAAGCCATCATGCAGCTTGGTTGCTAATACACGATCCACTTCCGCTAATCTCCCGGCCACAAATAAAGTTACCAGATCATTCAGAGGCAAACACCGAGGTCGCAACAAAAGCTGATAATCTCCTATATCAACGAATCCTATCAGTTATGAAAGAGCAAAAGCCTTTCTTAAATCCTAATCTCGACCTTGTGACCCTCTCCCGTCTAGTGGGTACTAACCGAACACAACTATCCACCACCCTCAATAGGCAGACGGGAATGAACTTTAGCCGTTGGCTGGCTGAATACAGGGTACACCACCTCCTCTCGCTCGTCACCCTACACCCCGACAGTGACATCACCGCACTGGCCTCCGAATCAGGCTTCACCTCCCGAACCTCCTTCTTCCGGCAGTTCCGGCAAGTCACCGGACTTACGCCCAACCAATACAGAAACGTACGAAAAGAGACCGACAAATAA
- a CDS encoding DUF6850 family outer membrane beta-barrel protein: MKITIILYMISLSVYASRSWAQQESAWALSANPVSISYVPKDSAMEAGLSYLIHQASLPASDQPDQTQTYRAYVSGNRKLGLLWLAGGIDWSQSLLEGRKWNLLSQPDYLITAGDSLGEPQRIEKYRIYGQAAYVLSPKIKVGIDGDYTATSNEDRSSYHIYHGMAHLIRISGGIVYEQVRRRFGASIHYTHRTEELTYDTDSKDKLYTFPLGYWLPMQELSGSFLFRSQGKRLGVSLQTETLKEHWSLFHDLSYETQQLADNPNNSGNLRGWEERLHQICYQGRFTRTNKSWTHIWSPTARFNQTTANRILQRNPTTSSSAIWTTFATYRLARQRMLSTQLSYEATKNDTSGGKASTWQMTVGWNRLENDFYIYPFTVKQYTGLFHGEIAFFRQIRLPKENKLSIRPSVYIVSGYGTEIKWEKETQKDENGSAEIKLEQNMQKVNEDFIARTATRLGIGTEMEYRHPIHSALSAGFRLKGSLEQTTSPQSTLGGGGNFSIVIWL; this comes from the coding sequence ATGAAGATCACTATCATTCTATATATGATATCACTATCTGTCTATGCCTCACGGTCATGGGCTCAACAAGAGAGCGCATGGGCTTTATCCGCCAATCCTGTCAGCATCAGCTATGTACCTAAGGACAGCGCTATGGAAGCTGGTTTAAGTTATTTGATCCATCAAGCCTCCTTACCTGCCAGCGACCAGCCGGATCAAACACAGACCTATAGGGCTTATGTATCCGGTAACCGAAAGCTGGGTCTGCTTTGGCTGGCGGGTGGTATCGATTGGTCGCAAAGCCTACTGGAAGGGAGAAAATGGAATTTATTATCGCAACCGGACTATCTGATTACGGCCGGCGATTCCTTGGGAGAGCCACAACGCATCGAGAAATACAGGATCTACGGACAAGCGGCTTACGTCTTATCCCCGAAAATCAAGGTCGGGATAGATGGAGACTATACAGCTACAAGCAACGAGGATCGCTCCTCTTACCATATCTACCATGGGATGGCACACTTAATCCGGATATCAGGAGGTATCGTTTACGAACAAGTACGCAGACGTTTTGGAGCCTCGATCCATTATACCCATCGAACAGAGGAATTAACGTATGATACGGATAGTAAAGATAAACTTTATACATTTCCTCTGGGTTATTGGCTTCCGATGCAAGAATTATCGGGAAGTTTCCTGTTTCGCAGCCAAGGAAAACGCCTAGGTGTTTCCTTGCAAACGGAAACCCTAAAAGAGCATTGGAGTCTTTTCCATGATCTCTCCTACGAGACCCAGCAATTAGCGGACAATCCAAATAACTCCGGCAACTTGAGAGGCTGGGAAGAACGGCTGCACCAAATCTGTTACCAAGGTCGTTTTACCCGAACGAATAAATCGTGGACGCATATCTGGTCGCCCACAGCCCGATTCAACCAAACTACGGCCAACCGCATATTACAACGGAATCCCACCACAAGCTCGTCTGCCATATGGACTACATTCGCCACCTATCGCCTAGCAAGGCAACGGATGTTATCTACCCAACTAAGTTACGAGGCGACAAAGAATGATACTTCGGGCGGAAAGGCATCCACATGGCAAATGACTGTCGGATGGAATCGTTTGGAAAATGATTTCTACATATATCCTTTTACGGTCAAACAATATACAGGGCTCTTCCACGGAGAGATTGCGTTTTTTCGACAAATCCGCCTACCTAAAGAAAACAAGCTAAGTATCCGCCCGTCCGTGTATATCGTATCGGGCTATGGTACCGAGATCAAATGGGAGAAGGAAACGCAGAAGGATGAGAATGGCTCAGCAGAAATCAAGCTAGAGCAGAACATGCAAAAAGTGAACGAGGATTTTATTGCTCGCACGGCAACCCGTCTGGGTATCGGTACGGAAATGGAATATCGGCATCCCATTCATTCCGCCTTATCAGCGGGATTTCGTTTAAAGGGTAGTCTCGAACAAACGACAAGTCCTCAATCGACCCTCGGAGGGGGTGGAAACTTCAGTATTGTCATCTGGCTATAA
- a CDS encoding TonB-dependent receptor domain-containing protein, with protein MRYSTLYKIPIRIVTIFLLLSSLHPGNYLHGQEQPDTLSFYLPNILVTAIESKTPGTVSLLPASTLEHTQPITIADLTQLLPGGLTNNSGVTDAQYFSVREVSLKNGVNQFHKNAAMGAQIWVDGSPLHFNTGINEPYEGYDARFLSLNQVKEAEIIRGIPSARYGNLTNSVLLLKTHQGRMPLSTSIRYNPKLKQYMLGKGFCISPQGHTLNLLADYTSQGDFHTGGIRLANLYHWLPAGKKLELSLTYTSRIGKEKQFVNEQNHTQRQRLDQRFSIQGEWQPDRRWLKKLSLRIDGSLQKSKQTKSQVNNASSQLYTDQKESGEWEAHVLSSNYMYTLVNESRPFYVETEMLASTSFPLRQRREISLAAGFSWRGEGNEGRGRDFDRQRPPSTSIRPRSFREIPSLHTFGGFIEATYRTPNLHVEAGLRNQGLKSRDYALIYQTEPRLNLLWSLCSSPSGYTLSLKAGVGWISFMPTLEKLYPEAIYNDKVSFYYNDSNESGNTLGILTTHAPGMERNMKLKPTVNRKIEVGLIGKTPAIRLDMTVFFEKQTDGFSSSAQYIPFSYREYDYLSTAQLRPEYKDGQVWVNGKAVPYQEKYSYTPVSVPVNTLHRKKHGIEMVADLGTFSPLRTSLIVDGIWLYVREKNTVLNGIWPIQYTDKTEYPYVGFYDRQGGPGNESRSEIISTNFRFITRIPRIGLVTTLTWQMIWLYKYRTLYNGSTGENVWPLYWCGTDGIIHPFTEAQKEDPAFAPLLSTTAPERFLPNSYKPYGMLNIRVNKAFGEHITLAFFANNLADLRPTRYSASTRSYLQQNTQPFFGLELQIKL; from the coding sequence ATGCGTTACTCAACTTTGTACAAAATACCAATAAGGATCGTGACGATATTTCTCTTATTATCATCACTTCATCCGGGCAATTACCTTCACGGGCAAGAGCAACCGGATACTCTGTCCTTCTATTTACCCAACATTTTGGTAACAGCCATCGAGTCTAAGACTCCGGGTACGGTTTCCTTGCTTCCTGCATCAACATTGGAACACACGCAACCGATCACGATCGCTGATCTGACACAGTTATTACCAGGAGGTCTCACCAATAATTCTGGGGTGACAGACGCACAATATTTCTCAGTGCGGGAGGTTTCTTTAAAGAACGGGGTAAACCAATTTCATAAAAACGCAGCTATGGGTGCCCAAATATGGGTAGACGGCTCTCCTCTTCATTTCAACACCGGCATCAACGAGCCTTACGAAGGATATGATGCCCGTTTTCTATCTCTCAACCAAGTGAAAGAGGCGGAAATCATCCGGGGAATACCTTCTGCCCGGTACGGAAACTTAACAAATAGCGTATTATTACTCAAGACTCATCAAGGTAGAATGCCTCTCTCCACCAGCATACGTTACAATCCGAAACTGAAACAATATATGCTTGGAAAAGGCTTCTGTATCTCCCCACAAGGCCATACGCTCAACCTGTTAGCGGACTATACCAGCCAAGGCGATTTCCATACCGGCGGCATACGCTTGGCAAACCTTTACCATTGGTTGCCCGCAGGGAAAAAACTAGAATTAAGCCTTACTTACACCTCTCGCATAGGAAAGGAAAAGCAATTCGTCAACGAGCAGAATCATACACAAAGACAACGATTGGATCAGCGATTTTCCATACAAGGGGAATGGCAACCCGACCGACGTTGGCTCAAGAAGCTGTCTCTGAGAATAGACGGTTCCCTTCAAAAAAGCAAACAAACAAAGAGTCAGGTCAACAATGCCTCTAGCCAGCTTTATACAGACCAGAAAGAGAGCGGCGAATGGGAAGCCCATGTTTTATCCTCAAACTACATGTACACATTAGTCAATGAAAGCCGACCTTTTTATGTAGAAACCGAGATGCTGGCGTCTACCTCATTTCCGCTACGGCAGAGACGTGAAATCAGCTTAGCCGCCGGATTCTCATGGCGTGGTGAGGGCAACGAAGGGCGAGGCAGGGATTTCGATCGGCAAAGGCCTCCTTCCACATCTATCCGTCCCCGCTCATTCCGGGAAATCCCATCCTTGCATACGTTCGGTGGCTTCATTGAGGCCACATACCGGACTCCCAACCTCCATGTAGAAGCCGGATTAAGAAATCAAGGATTGAAAAGCCGGGATTATGCCTTAATCTATCAGACAGAACCTCGCCTGAATCTCTTATGGTCTCTCTGCTCCTCTCCCTCCGGCTATACATTGAGTTTAAAAGCCGGGGTCGGATGGATCAGTTTCATGCCGACATTGGAAAAACTCTACCCGGAAGCTATTTATAATGATAAGGTCTCTTTCTATTATAATGATAGCAATGAAAGTGGAAACACCCTTGGTATTCTCACGACACATGCCCCCGGAATGGAACGAAATATGAAATTAAAACCTACCGTAAATCGAAAGATAGAGGTTGGCCTTATAGGGAAGACTCCGGCCATCCGACTAGACATGACCGTTTTTTTCGAGAAACAAACGGATGGCTTTTCCTCCTCGGCGCAATATATTCCGTTCAGCTATCGGGAATATGATTATCTATCAACCGCCCAACTTCGTCCTGAATACAAAGATGGACAGGTATGGGTGAACGGTAAGGCTGTCCCTTATCAAGAGAAATATAGTTACACGCCGGTATCTGTACCAGTCAATACACTCCATAGGAAGAAACATGGGATTGAGATGGTAGCGGACCTCGGGACTTTCTCACCCTTGCGTACCTCCCTAATCGTAGACGGGATTTGGTTATATGTACGAGAAAAGAATACGGTCCTTAACGGGATCTGGCCGATCCAGTACACAGATAAAACAGAATACCCCTACGTAGGTTTTTACGACAGGCAAGGCGGACCGGGAAATGAAAGTCGTTCGGAGATCATCTCCACGAACTTCCGTTTCATCACCCGCATCCCCAGAATCGGACTGGTCACTACCCTTACGTGGCAAATGATATGGCTCTATAAATATCGTACGCTCTACAACGGTAGCACTGGCGAGAATGTATGGCCCCTATATTGGTGTGGAACAGACGGAATCATACATCCGTTCACCGAGGCACAGAAAGAGGATCCAGCCTTTGCGCCTTTACTCTCCACCACCGCACCGGAACGATTCCTACCAAACTCTTATAAACCATATGGTATGCTGAATATTCGGGTAAACAAAGCTTTCGGAGAGCACATCACGCTGGCATTCTTTGCCAACAACCTCGCCGATTTACGCCCCACTCGCTATTCAGCCAGCACGAGATCTTACCTTCAACAAAATACCCAGCCTTTTTTCGGTCTGGAATTACAAATAAAACTATGA
- a CDS encoding DUF4876 domain-containing protein yields the protein MIDKHFSLLTHLLCLCFLAGCENEYFKTGSIHIQLKKPSGYVDISLANIPVTLINQSIGCVYTTTTDTNGLALFELTAGICAISANQETTTGNRDYILSGSLSNIQFEANGEERSVEIPLEVSERGRLLISEIYFSGCLWPDGKNVYNKDQYLTLVNNSDDLIFLDGLCIAQAGPVSVTKPSGWMLHTDMKEIPLFMMCWEFPGTGTEYPIQPGERQTITINAINHTNSEVGVPASLDLSSVEWAFWDPILTGSQISAGVKPLNLVWRGTGFSYLFSMNGPTILLFRPKTDLREWIANPDHIQKEPESFNTLKYLHIPADWVLDIANFVSSTSTVAYTRIPSSMDVSPGIATSGGSGLAMRRKYEQEGKRFRWKDSNNTAEDFEKTPPSLKR from the coding sequence ATGATAGACAAACATTTTTCTCTCCTCACCCACCTGCTCTGTCTGTGTTTTCTGGCAGGATGCGAGAATGAGTATTTCAAAACGGGGAGTATCCATATCCAATTGAAGAAACCTTCCGGATACGTAGATATCTCCTTGGCGAATATCCCGGTCACACTAATCAATCAAAGTATAGGCTGTGTCTACACCACGACCACCGACACAAATGGACTAGCTCTATTTGAACTAACCGCTGGCATATGCGCAATCTCCGCAAATCAGGAAACCACGACTGGCAACAGGGATTATATATTGAGTGGTAGCCTCTCCAATATCCAGTTCGAGGCCAATGGAGAAGAACGATCCGTGGAAATACCTTTGGAAGTGTCCGAACGAGGCCGTCTACTGATTAGCGAGATTTATTTCAGCGGTTGTCTCTGGCCTGACGGGAAAAATGTCTATAACAAAGATCAATACCTCACGTTGGTCAATAACTCCGATGACTTGATTTTCCTAGATGGCCTATGTATCGCACAAGCAGGACCCGTAAGCGTGACAAAGCCTTCCGGATGGATGCTCCATACCGATATGAAAGAAATACCTTTATTCATGATGTGCTGGGAGTTTCCGGGAACGGGAACCGAATATCCCATTCAACCGGGGGAGCGACAAACAATAACGATTAACGCCATAAACCATACCAATAGCGAAGTGGGAGTTCCGGCCTCGCTCGATTTATCCAGCGTGGAATGGGCTTTTTGGGATCCTATCTTGACCGGAAGCCAAATCTCCGCCGGTGTAAAACCTCTAAACTTGGTATGGCGTGGCACTGGTTTCTCCTATCTGTTTTCCATGAACGGCCCGACGATCCTCTTGTTCCGTCCCAAAACGGACTTAAGAGAATGGATCGCCAATCCGGATCACATCCAAAAAGAACCAGAGAGTTTCAATACGCTAAAATACCTCCATATACCCGCTGATTGGGTGCTGGATATCGCGAATTTCGTCTCTTCAACCTCTACGGTAGCTTACACACGTATCCCATCTTCTATGGATGTGAGTCCGGGTATAGCCACGTCCGGCGGTTCCGGCCTGGCAATGCGTCGGAAATATGAGCAAGAGGGGAAACGCTTCCGCTGGAAAGATTCCAATAACACCGCCGAGGATTTCGAGAAAACTCCACCTTCCTTAAAACGGTAA
- the recQ gene encoding DNA helicase RecQ, producing MKELLLLLKKFFGYTSFRPLQADIIQRILQKEDSLVLMPTGGGKSICFQLPAIYLPGTALVVSPLIALMKDQVEGLIANGIPAAALNSMMPEEEQQQVKQLCVQGKIKLLYISPERIKMEADWFLPRLDISLIAIDEAHCVSHWGHDFRPEYTQLAILKERFPKVPVVALTATADKITRKDILEQLRLRTPQTFISSFDRPNISLTVRRGLNKKEKIAAIVHFIRGHREQSGIIYCMRRNDTTELADELAMYNIKAIAYHAGLLPAQREQAQNDFINDRVDVVCATVAFGMGIDKSNVRWVVHYSMPGSIENYYQEIGRAGRDGMKSDTLLFYSLSDLIVLRRFAEESGQSEVNLEKLNRMRRYCESDMCRRRVLLSYFGEEADHDCGNCDVCKNPPQRFDGSVLIQKALSAVIRTGEHVGMQMLIDILRASARTELLERGYDKLKTYGAGRDLSYKEWKEYIYQMIQLGYMEIDYAAERVLRMTPLGRRVLYGEQKAQLVIYREPDELTRPVRRGERKSSFKAQPIRPIRSASTDETLLDSLRQLRKQIAEREHTPAYIIFSDDSLEDMVEKKPVTLDQFSDIRGVGQIKLDRYGKVFVALIRFVLKLPK from the coding sequence ATGAAAGAATTATTACTACTACTGAAAAAGTTCTTCGGATATACCTCCTTCCGTCCCTTGCAGGCGGACATCATACAGCGTATCTTACAGAAAGAGGACTCGTTGGTGCTGATGCCCACGGGTGGAGGCAAGTCGATCTGTTTTCAGCTACCGGCTATCTATCTGCCGGGTACGGCTTTGGTGGTGTCCCCCTTGATCGCCTTGATGAAGGATCAAGTAGAGGGGTTGATCGCCAACGGCATCCCTGCGGCGGCGTTGAACAGTATGATGCCGGAAGAGGAGCAACAACAGGTGAAGCAACTTTGCGTGCAGGGCAAGATCAAATTATTGTATATCTCCCCGGAACGGATCAAGATGGAAGCGGACTGGTTCCTGCCCCGGCTGGACATCTCGCTCATCGCTATCGACGAGGCGCATTGCGTATCGCATTGGGGACATGACTTCCGTCCGGAATACACGCAACTGGCGATCTTGAAGGAGCGTTTCCCGAAAGTCCCGGTCGTGGCCCTGACCGCTACCGCCGATAAAATCACCCGGAAGGATATCCTAGAGCAGTTACGACTTCGCACGCCCCAAACGTTCATATCGTCATTCGACCGCCCGAACATCTCCCTCACGGTACGCCGGGGGCTTAACAAGAAAGAGAAGATCGCCGCCATCGTCCATTTCATCCGGGGGCACCGGGAGCAGAGCGGTATCATCTATTGCATGCGCCGCAACGATACGACCGAGCTGGCTGATGAGTTGGCGATGTATAATATCAAGGCGATCGCCTACCACGCCGGCCTCCTGCCCGCCCAACGGGAACAGGCCCAGAACGACTTCATCAACGACCGGGTGGACGTGGTGTGCGCCACGGTAGCTTTCGGGATGGGTATCGACAAGAGCAATGTCCGCTGGGTCGTGCATTACAGCATGCCGGGGAGTATCGAGAATTACTACCAAGAGATCGGCCGTGCCGGAAGGGACGGGATGAAAAGCGATACCCTCCTGTTCTATTCCTTGAGCGACTTGATCGTACTTCGTCGTTTCGCCGAGGAGAGTGGCCAAAGCGAGGTGAACTTGGAGAAGCTAAACCGGATGAGACGGTATTGCGAGTCCGATATGTGCCGCCGCCGTGTCCTGCTCAGTTACTTCGGCGAGGAGGCGGACCATGATTGCGGCAACTGCGACGTGTGCAAGAACCCTCCGCAACGTTTCGACGGCAGTGTCTTGATACAAAAGGCGCTGAGCGCCGTTATCCGGACCGGCGAGCACGTGGGCATGCAGATGCTGATCGACATACTCCGTGCCTCCGCCCGCACGGAGCTGCTGGAGAGAGGATACGATAAGCTAAAGACGTACGGAGCCGGACGGGATCTCTCTTATAAAGAATGGAAGGAGTACATTTACCAGATGATCCAACTCGGGTACATGGAGATCGACTACGCCGCCGAGCGTGTCTTGCGGATGACCCCGCTAGGCAGGCGTGTCCTGTACGGGGAGCAAAAGGCCCAGCTCGTCATCTATCGGGAACCGGATGAGCTGACACGCCCCGTCCGGAGAGGCGAGCGGAAATCCTCCTTCAAGGCCCAGCCGATCCGGCCGATCCGGTCCGCCTCTACGGACGAGACCTTGCTGGACTCCCTCCGCCAACTTCGCAAGCAAATCGCCGAGCGAGAGCATACGCCGGCTTATATCATCTTCTCCGACGATTCTTTGGAAGACATGGTGGAGAAGAAACCGGTCACCTTGGACCAGTTCAGCGACATCCGGGGCGTGGGGCAAATCAAGCTGGACCGGTATGGGAAGGTGTTCGTGGCCTTGATCCGGTTCGTGCTGAAGCTACCGAAATAA
- a CDS encoding helix-turn-helix domain-containing protein — MEEKQKPSLIERRLYARILQIMEDKKPYLDPQFNLCQLANLACTNRTRLSSTLNNQTGMNFSRWLANYRVKHLIREFSKCLTQEPKELYKKAGFTSRTSFYRQFKEVTGNTPIEYFANLYYDNVNHSTK; from the coding sequence ATGGAAGAAAAGCAAAAGCCATCCCTAATCGAACGCAGGCTATATGCCCGCATCTTACAAATCATGGAGGATAAGAAGCCTTATCTCGATCCACAGTTCAATTTGTGCCAGTTGGCCAACCTCGCTTGCACGAACCGTACCCGGCTATCCTCCACCTTGAACAATCAGACGGGTATGAACTTCAGTCGCTGGCTAGCCAACTATCGGGTAAAGCATCTTATACGGGAGTTCTCCAAATGCCTCACACAAGAACCTAAGGAGCTATACAAGAAGGCAGGTTTTACCTCCCGTACCTCTTTTTATCGCCAGTTTAAGGAGGTGACGGGTAATACCCCCATTGAGTACTTTGCCAACCTATATTACGACAATGTAAATCATTCAACTAAATAA